The DNA sequence GCCGAGGCTTCTAGCGATGGGGGCCGATTCAGGATCTGGGCATTCATTCCTCTCTAGATTCTGAATAAATCCCCAACGCACAGGTCCGCCCTTCAGATTTTTCAGAATGACACAGGGGGGCGCTCTCTACATAGTCAAGGGTTGGAAACCCTCGCCTGTGAGGTGTCGCGCCTACAGCGCTTTCTTTTTGGCTGAGCCGGATTTCGGCTAGTGTGTCGGCCCATTCCCTTTTTGGCTGAGCCGGATTTCGGGCAGTGTGTCGGCCCGTGGGTAATCCGGCTCCTGCTCAAATGTGCGGCTGGCAGGTGCGGCGATAGGTGCCTGAAGTGGCCGAACTTGGTGAGGCGTCTCCGATCCGTGGGTGGCGATCTCTCGCCCACGGATCGGAGACCGAGCGCCAGCGAGTACGCAAGGGACCGACCCAGCGGCCATATTGCCCAGAGACATCTCCATGAACCATCCGCTGGGGATCGCCCAAATCCTCCATGCAAGCAAAAAAACCGCCTTCCCAAGAAGACGGTTCGAACATGGCTGCCTAGACTCCTACTGAGGTTTTTGTTCCTTGAATGCTTTGATTTTGGGATAGGCCTCTTCTATGAGTTTGCCTAGATAACTGGTGGTGACCACGTCCGGTGGCGGTAGCGGTCCGAGTGATTCGTGGAGCTGCTGCATGGCCTGCACCATCGAATCAACCTTATCAGGGTATTCAGCTGCTAGATTGTGGGACTCAGATGGGTCTTGGCGCAAATTGATGAGCAGGGTGTCTGTATTTCCGGGTACGGCATATCTGCCCCAGTTTTCGGAGAAGGGTTCTCGGGGGAGTTTGAGTTTCCAGTCACCATTGCGGTAGGCTTCGAGGTCTTCATTGAAAAAGTAGAAGAATTCCTGATTGGCCCGATCGCCCGTCCCTTGTAGTACCGCGCTCAGATCATGACCGTCCCATTGGATGGGATAGGGGAGCGTGGCCCCGGTCAGCTGGGCAAAGGTCGGCATCCAATCCATCATGTTGCCTACGGTGGGATCTACTTGACCTTCTGGGGTAGTGCCTTTCCAATAGGCGATGGTCGGTACCCGGACCCCTCCCTCAAAGGTTGACGCCTTGCCTCCAGAGAAGGGGGCCGCAGTGCCGTTGTAGGCTGGATCTTTGAGCCAATTGGCGGGACCATTGTCGCTGGAGAAAATGACGAGCGTCTCCTCCAGCAGGTGGAGCGAGTCTAGATGATCGAGAATCCGGCCTGTACTAGCGTCGATTTCATGCACGAGATCGCCGTATGGAGAATCTGTCTGACCGGCAAATGCCTCGCCTGGGTGGTGCGGTGCGTGGGGAGCGGTATGCGGGAGGTACAGGAAAAAGGGTTCATGCTGATGCTCAGTGATAAACGTGGTGGCCCGTTGCGTGTAGCGCTCGATGAGGGTGCGCTGATCGGGCTTGTATTCGGCAACCTCATTTCCTTCCATGAGGACAGTGTTGAGCATGTCATTGGAGTAGGGAATGCCGAAATACTCGTCAAATCCCTGCTGAAGCGGAAGGTACCGTTCCCGGTGGCCCAGATGCCATTTGCCGATGCAGATGGTGGCGTACCCAGCTGCTTGGAACAGCTCTCCCATCGTAAATTCGTCGCTATTCAGGCCCTCGTAGCTCTCGGGGAAAAGCACCTTGGTCGTACCGTAACGCACGGGATAGCGTCCCGTCATCAGGGCAGCCCGGGAGGGGGTGCAAACCGGATAGGTCGCATAGAAATCCGTGAACTTGATCCCCGATTGGGCCATCTGGTCGATTCTGGGTGTATGGTGTTTGGTGCTGCCGTAGCTACTCAAATCCCCATGTCCCAAGTCATCCGCAAAGATGAAGACCACATTGGGCGTACGTTTGGGCGGTGCTTGAGAAGGGGCCTGACAACCTGCCAAGAGCGCCGTCCAGCACATCAGGAAAAAGCTTAAAGCCGAGTTTTGCATAGTCCACGAGTCGTTTGAATGGTAAGTTCTAGGTGCTGGCCATCTAGTTGGACTTCCTCCACGTGCTGAAAGGTCGAGTCAATCGGCATGAGAAACATCCAGTAACCCTTGGTGATGCTTGCGCCTGCATCCAGCCATTCGAAGGAAGCTCGACCCCTGATGCGGGAATCTACTCCGACAAGCGTTTCGAGGGGTTCGGAAATACCTACTTGGCTGAATTCAAATGCCCGTGCTTCCAAGGTGTCGTCCTGCATGGAGTACCAAAAGTGGACCCACGGATATTCTATGGGATCGAAGAGGTAACCCAGCAGGAGGCCTTGCTCGGGATTCGCAGCGGTCACCCAGCCCCATTTTACCGAATCCTCAAAAGCAAAGGTAAACAGCTGGGTAGTGCCTGTAGGCATCGTTCGCCGAAGATTAAATGTGTCTGGGCCTGAAATGCCGCTGGGCCAATCGAATAATTGGGATTCGGTTTGGAGCCAATCATCCTCCCGAAACGGTCCTAGATTGTGGAAGCCCCAAGCGACATTGGCATCTACGCGCAATGCTTTGGATAGGAATGGAGCCCCAATCGTAGGATGTTGGAGCCATTGGATTGGCCGCCCAATGGGCAAGCGATTTTCCACGCGCTCTGAGACCTGTACGACCGATCGTTCTGGAAAAAGGCGGTAACTGCGGGAAACCAGGAGTCGCTCATGTGGGGGATCGCAGATGAGGGTCGTTTCCCATCCGAGCTCTGGGTCTCCTGATTCGCTGGAAACCGTCCAAGGAGTGGTGTTGAGTTCTCCGTACAGCACAAGTCCTGCTGCTTGTTCTCCCGCAGCGGGAAGCCCCCAATGTCCAAGTGCCATGAAGTGCCCCTGAAATGGTCCGGCCTCCAAATGGGTTTTGGGCATGCGATGCATGGGCAATGACCATCCCAATGGATTGAGCGGGTGGTCATTCAACTTGAAGGTGGAAATCGAGGAATTCGACAGCGATTGTTTCAGGGTGATCCGTCCATTGGAGAATTCCCACATCTGCTGGGCCCATCCATACGGATGTAAGCCCACCAGTACCGCTATGAACACGAGGATACGAATACTCATTTCAGGGAAAATTGAAGGGTACCACCTCGGACGATGTCTTGATGTCGGAGGGAAAAACCTGTGTGTGGGTTCCCATTCAGCAGGATGGTTTCTATCTGAGGATGATCTCCGCTTCGCTGGATCTGGAATCGCCCACCGGGATAGAAGTCCGGATGGAGATGGAGCGTGATCTCCTCGAAAAATGGGGCACTCAATTGGTATTCGGGGGTACCCGGAACGTCTGGAAAAATGCCCATCATGGAAAATACCAACCAAGCCGAGAGGGTCCCTGCATCATCGTTGCCGGGGATTCCGTGTGCATGAACGTTGAAATGTTCATCGACGAGCTCCCTGACGCGTTCGGAGGTGCGGTGTTCCTTGCCGGGCAGGTAATTGTAGAGATAAGGGTAGGTAATGTCTGGCTCATTGGTCATGTCAAAATGAGCGCTATCGAAGACTGCTTCCAGACCTTGATAAAATGCATCAGCTCCCATCATATCGATCAAGGTGTCAATGGCATGGGGGGCAAAAAAGCGATACTGCCAAGCCGACCCTTCCACATATCCTCGGCCACCACTTCCTTCCCAGCGAATATCGAAATGCCGATCGGTAGGATTGAAGGGCGTCATCCATGATCCGTCCTTGTTTTTTGGGCGGATAAATCCCGTCTCCGCATCATACAACTGAGTGAAGCTATAACTCCGATCCAGAAAGGTCCGGTATCCTTCTAGGTCGCCCAATTCACGGGCCATTTGAGCGATGTTCCAATCGGAGAAATTGTACTCAAGGGTCGTAGACACAGGTCCCCAGACCACGCCATTTCGCCAAGTGAAGGTAGTGGGATCACCTCCGCGATCATCAATGGGGATATAGCCATGTGTCAGGTATTGCTGGATGCCCGGACGGATGGGGTTTTCATCAGCTTGAAGCGCACTTTTCTTCATGCCCAAATAAGCCTGCTCTGCATCAAATCCGGTGATTCCCTTGCGGTAGGTGTCTACAATGACGGGGATCGCTGGATCTCCGACCATGACACCGGATTCGCTTCCGTAGATTTCCCACTTGGGCAACCATCCGGATTCCTCATACATGCCGACCATGCTCTGGACCATTTCCTGCTGTTTTTCTGGATAAAGCAGCGTCAAAAGCGGATGCAAGGTCCGATAGGTATCCCAAAGTGAATAAACCGAATATCGAGGGAGTTCGCTCGAAACCACCGTATCCCGCGCCATGCAGCGATATTGGCCGTTGGCATCGCTGAATATTTGAGGAAGCATCAGGGAATGATAAAGTCCTGTATAGAATTTCTTCCGGTCGGCTTCACTGCCTCCAGAGATCTCCACTCGGCTGAGAAGCTCGCTCCATTGTTGCTGGGTCTGCTGTCGGATAGCTTCGAATGAAGCACTTCCCTGTTCGATCTGGAGGTTTTCTTGGGCATTTTCCACAGACACGAACGAGACCGCAAGCTGAAATTCAATCTCGGTCGGTTCTGCAAATTCGTAGGAAAATACCGCCCCATTGGGACCATCAGCACGGTTGTGGACCTCAGCGGTATGCCCGAGGGGAGATTCCACCAAATAGACACTATCAGGCATGGTCAGGGGAGTTGCATGGAAATAGATCTTTTGGCGATCAGGCGAGCCGCAGAAATTGCCCTCCAATTGGAAGCCTTGAACGGCGTATGTTTCTGTCAGCCGAATCTTCCCTCCTTTCACATGCCCCTGATTGGCCGATAGGTCCAGAAAGAGGTGCGTGACTCCGGCGGGTACGGTAAATCTGATTCTTCCGGATCTGGGGCTAGCGGTCATTTCGGCGTCGATATGGTGGCGATCGAGATGTACGCGATAGTAGCCGGGAGTGGCGTATTCGTTGGAAAAGGTCGATTTAGCCACAGAAGGACTTTGGGAAAATGGCCCTTGAAAGATCTTGA is a window from the Pontibacter sp. G13 genome containing:
- a CDS encoding sulfatase, yielding MQNSALSFFLMCWTALLAGCQAPSQAPPKRTPNVVFIFADDLGHGDLSSYGSTKHHTPRIDQMAQSGIKFTDFYATYPVCTPSRAALMTGRYPVRYGTTKVLFPESYEGLNSDEFTMGELFQAAGYATICIGKWHLGHRERYLPLQQGFDEYFGIPYSNDMLNTVLMEGNEVAEYKPDQRTLIERYTQRATTFITEHQHEPFFLYLPHTAPHAPHHPGEAFAGQTDSPYGDLVHEIDASTGRILDHLDSLHLLEETLVIFSSDNGPANWLKDPAYNGTAAPFSGGKASTFEGGVRVPTIAYWKGTTPEGQVDPTVGNMMDWMPTFAQLTGATLPYPIQWDGHDLSAVLQGTGDRANQEFFYFFNEDLEAYRNGDWKLKLPREPFSENWGRYAVPGNTDTLLINLRQDPSESHNLAAEYPDKVDSMVQAMQQLHESLGPLPPPDVVTTSYLGKLIEEAYPKIKAFKEQKPQ
- a CDS encoding GH92 family glycosyl hydrolase: MNHSCRIARLILFLLMGTSLSACIPLAGTNHASTDLVQWVDPMIGTANDGNTFPGAVAPWGMASVSPHTFDFTRQISPTGYRADSTEIYSFSFLNLSGVGCAASGSLPLKIFQGPFSQSPSVAKSTFSNEYATPGYYRVHLDRHHIDAEMTASPRSGRIRFTVPAGVTHLFLDLSANQGHVKGGKIRLTETYAVQGFQLEGNFCGSPDRQKIYFHATPLTMPDSVYLVESPLGHTAEVHNRADGPNGAVFSYEFAEPTEIEFQLAVSFVSVENAQENLQIEQGSASFEAIRQQTQQQWSELLSRVEISGGSEADRKKFYTGLYHSLMLPQIFSDANGQYRCMARDTVVSSELPRYSVYSLWDTYRTLHPLLTLLYPEKQQEMVQSMVGMYEESGWLPKWEIYGSESGVMVGDPAIPVIVDTYRKGITGFDAEQAYLGMKKSALQADENPIRPGIQQYLTHGYIPIDDRGGDPTTFTWRNGVVWGPVSTTLEYNFSDWNIAQMARELGDLEGYRTFLDRSYSFTQLYDAETGFIRPKNKDGSWMTPFNPTDRHFDIRWEGSGGRGYVEGSAWQYRFFAPHAIDTLIDMMGADAFYQGLEAVFDSAHFDMTNEPDITYPYLYNYLPGKEHRTSERVRELVDEHFNVHAHGIPGNDDAGTLSAWLVFSMMGIFPDVPGTPEYQLSAPFFEEITLHLHPDFYPGGRFQIQRSGDHPQIETILLNGNPHTGFSLRHQDIVRGGTLQFSLK